A region of the Streptomyces sp. NBC_00442 genome:
GTCGCTCGTCCGGGGTCGCGCCGAGCAGCGGGCCGGTGGCGAGGCGCACGCGCAGGGCTCCCAGTTCGTCTCCGAAGCGATGGCCGCCGGGGGCCGGCCCGCCGAGACGGCGCGTCAGATAATCCTCCAACTCCATGGAGTCGGTGACGCCCCGGGCGGCGAGGCCGGCGCGGAACGGTCCGAGGTCGGCGTAGAGATGGCGGCCGGCCTGGGGTGGCCTCGCCATGGCGCCCGCGGCGAGTACGGCCTGGTGGGCTGCGGCCGCGACGCGGCCGTGCAGGGCGGCCGCCTGCCGGGTGCGTTCGGCGACGGGCGCCGGTTCGCTGAGCGCGAGCGCCGCGGCCGCGGCCACCGGGGCGGCGACGACGGCGCCGAGCGCCGCGAGGATGTCCAGGGTGCGCGCCCGGCGCGGCACTTCCGTATCCGTGGCGGGGAAACGGGCCACGGCGGCGGGCCAACCCGGCGGGGTGTGCGCGCCACCCAGGTCGGCGAGGACGGTCACATTGCCGGGGCACATCTCGGCGGGGCTGAGCGGCACCGTTTCGTGGGGGCGGTGCACGGTGTCCCGCCAGGTTTCGTCGCTGATGATGTGCAGCCCTTCGGCGACGGCGGCCTCGCAGGCTTCCCGTACGGTCTCGGGCGGCGCCACGGTGGCGGTCGGGTCGTCGGCGACGCAGAGCAGCAGGAGGCGAGGCGTGCCGCCCTCGGCGCGTACCCGGCGAACGGTTTCGAGCAGGGCGTACGGGTCGGGTACGCCGCCGCATTCCGCCGGGGTCGGCACGTGGTAGGCGGGTCTGCCGAGCAGCCGGGCCTGCGGGGTCCACCACGCGGGGCACGGCCTCGGCATCAGGACGTCACCGCCGTACGCGCCGAGAAGGGCGACGAGGAGGGCCTGGGCGCCCGGGGCGGCGACGACGTGTTCCGGGGCGGTGGGCAGCCCGCGTCGCAGCCAGTAGCCGCAGGCGGCTTCGCGCAGTTCCGGGCCGCCGCCGGGCGGCTGGGGTTCGGTGTGCCCCGCGGCGGCTCCGAGTGCGGCGGCGAGTTCCGGGAGTACGGGCAGGCTGGGGCCGGGGGCGGGTGGCCCGTACCGCACCGGCCCGCGGCCTTCGGCGGCCGTCCCTTGCATGCCGGCTCCCTCCTCGCCCAGACCTCGGTGGGGTCCGGGGTCCTGGCCGCTGTCAGGCCCATGTGGTGCTGCGGCCCGCAGGTGATTTCGGGCCGTTCACAGTGTGAACCACACCTTCAAGCATTTATACGGAGGTTTGCCCCGATCCGCCGCTTGTGCGCTCGCGGTGTGCGCTCGCGGTGTGCGCTCGCGAAGAGGCGCGGGCAGCCCCGTGCCACCTCCCGGCGAGCGCACAGGCGGCGGACCGCGGCGTAGGAGTGCCGGCGGGCCGTCGGACCGGCGGTCGGTCGAGCGGTCGTTCGGGCAATCGGTCGGGAGGTCAGTGGTTCGGGAGGTCAGTGGTTCGGGAGGTCAGTGGTTCGGGAGGGCCAGGGCGGAGAGTTCGGATTCCAGGCCCCGCCCTTTGGCGCGCACCACGGCCTCGGCGACCTCGGCGAGTTTGCGGTTGGTGCGCTGGGAGATGGTGCGCAGGATGCCGAAGGCGACGTCGGCCTCGCAGCCGAGGACGTGCATCACGATCCCGCTGGCCTGGTCGATGACCGGGCGGGAGCGCAGCGCCGCCTCCAAGTGCTCGACCTCGGCGAGCGCCGCGTGGTAGCGGCGGTCGCGGACCAGGGCGGTGGTGGTCTCCTTGGCGAGGATGCCGACGGGTCCGCGCACGATGTCCTTGAGCGATCCGGGGCGGTAGCCGTAGAGGCTGACCGTGACCTCGATGCCGGACCGGCGGTACGGGAGCGTGACGCAGGAGCGGACGCCCGACACGAGGGCCAGCGCGC
Encoded here:
- a CDS encoding ANTAR domain-containing response regulator; its protein translation is MLPEPERQEPEATTNARRLSLLAEQAVRCAPACCGAVATIGDSRPERRITATHPDLAPLASVQLACGDGPIQSALDAGEPVETEDLLTEDRWPGYRALALVSGVRSCVTLPYRRSGIEVTVSLYGYRPGSLKDIVRGPVGILAKETTTALVRDRRYHAALAEVEHLEAALRSRPVIDQASGIVMHVLGCEADVAFGILRTISQRTNRKLAEVAEAVVRAKGRGLESELSALALPNH
- a CDS encoding aminotransferase class I/II-fold pyridoxal phosphate-dependent enzyme, which encodes MQGTAAEGRGPVRYGPPAPGPSLPVLPELAAALGAAAGHTEPQPPGGGPELREAACGYWLRRGLPTAPEHVVAAPGAQALLVALLGAYGGDVLMPRPCPAWWTPQARLLGRPAYHVPTPAECGGVPDPYALLETVRRVRAEGGTPRLLLLCVADDPTATVAPPETVREACEAAVAEGLHIISDETWRDTVHRPHETVPLSPAEMCPGNVTVLADLGGAHTPPGWPAAVARFPATDTEVPRRARTLDILAALGAVVAAPVAAAAALALSEPAPVAERTRQAAALHGRVAAAAHQAVLAAGAMARPPQAGRHLYADLGPFRAGLAARGVTDSMELEDYLTRRLGGPAPGGHRFGDELGALRVRLATGPLLGATPDERLDSLAAADPLQLPHVREALIHFAAVLDELR